The Neofelis nebulosa isolate mNeoNeb1 chromosome 1, mNeoNeb1.pri, whole genome shotgun sequence sequence GAAAAAGCTGCCTTGCTTGTCCAAGCAGGCAGCAGCGCTCTGGGTCATTCATAAAGAGCAGAACCCAAGTTACCTGTATTTCCCTGGCGTGGTACACGATGATCAGCCCGAGCAGGATGATTGTGGAGAGACTGATAAGGCATTTCAGAGCTAAGGAATACAGTGACGCCTGCAACACAGTCAGACAGAAGCACTTTTAAGAAACAAGTACTTTTGACCACCttccgggggtgggggtcagTCAGTCCCCAGCAAGTGGAATCGAACTcccaggaggaggatggggatgAGGGGAGTACCTGTCTTGGCTCTGTGATCTGTCAGATCACTTGGCctcaaagggaagagagaggagaacagggCAGGCGGATGGCCAGGCAGCGCATCCGCGCCATCACAGACTCAAGCGCAGATCCTGGCTCTGGAAGCCGAGAGCGAGTTATTGCTGAGTTTAAGCGCTTTGGGTTGAAAGGGGCCTCTGAAATCCTGAGCACACATAAAAGAATAGAGCAGGCTTTCCCCCACTGACTCCTGGAGCTACTTATTTAATGTGCCCAAATGAGCTGGGCACTCGCTGCCTCTAGAACTTTGGCTGCGCACAGAAAGGTTTCCTCTCCTAGAGTTGCCTGGAGGATCAGGGGTGCGTCCGAGCCGTGCTCACCGTCCCAGCGGGCACCTCCGACCGTCCAGAGGAGGCTCGGGACCCACCGGCAGAGAGTTCCcaccagtgcttatcccaaccaCCCAGCGTCCGGCCCGCGGCCCCGgaaggctggggcggggggagggggggagaggtgGATTCCAGCGCCTACCTTGTCGTAGGCGCCCCACGACAGCTCGGTCTCGATGACCATGACCACAATGCCGAACATGCCGAAGATGAGCGCGTAGTCGCTGAGCCGCTTGCGCTTCTCGAACAGGGCGCGCCGGTGGCCCAGCTTGTAGCCGATATTCTGGTTCTTCTTTTTGCTGGATTTGGTGCCACTGCTGCTGCCAtgcccgctgccgccgccgccaccgccaccgccgccTCCAGCGCTGCCGCTGCCACCGGCTCCGTAGAGCGCCAGGTTATTGGAGTTGTTGTGCTCCGGCTTAGACACCACGATCTCCGGGGCTGAGGAcgaagcggcggcggcggcggcggctgcagaCGGGGAGGACGCGCAGCCACCTCCTCCGACGGGCGCGGGGGGCTGTAAGGGCTGCGCCTCCGAGTCCATTTCGTGCAGGTTCCGGCGGGACGCGCTCAAGTTGCTGAGCGGCCGCATGACGCCCCCGTTGTACCTGCAGCTGCTCATGGCTATTTCGGTGAAGGGGTTGCTCTCGCGGCGCGCCTGGggctggtggtgctggtggtgcGCCGGGtgcgggtggtggtggtggtgcgaGAGCGGGGGCCCGGAGCCCAGGCTGCCGAGGCTGCCCGTGGGGCTGGCGGCGGGCTGCAGGCTGTGGCACTGGTGGTACTGGGAGGCGGACGCCGGCTGCTGCGTGTACTGCTGCCGGAGCGCACTGGCATGGCTGGACGGCGTCAGCTCGCTCACATTGAGCTGGCTGCCCCGGCGCGacgagcagcagcagcagcacgaCGAGCCCGACAGCGGCGAGGAGGTGCGGGTCCGGAAGGCGCCGCCGGGCGAGGAGGTGCGGAGCAGCAGGGACAGGTtatcccccgcccccgcccccgccgccggggCACCGGAGGAGGCGCAGCTGTTGCACCGGAGGCATGggctgctgccgccgctgcccGGCTGCTGGTGCGCGAGGTGCGGATGGTGCTGAGGGTGCGGGAGGGACGCGAAGGGCGGGCACGGCTTGTCCTGGCTCTGTTGCTGCTGCTGGCAATGCAGGTGTGAggagcgcggcggcggcggcggctgctctgAGAAGAAGCCGCGCTGGAACTGCAATGGGGTTTCCATGTCAGGGCTGTTAAAGCTGCAGGGAGACCAGGCGGTGGTGCACCCTGCGCAATGCGTTATGGTCGGGAGCGGGGACTCCTGCTGCTGGTGCGAGGAAGGGCCCATGCCGGCTCCGGTAGAATCCAGGCGGAGAGTCCGATTGGTCGGGCGCACCAAAACAATGGGCATGACATCACCTGCGGGGACCGATACTGAGTTTGCGGCGCGCGCGGCTTAGGGGAGCGCGTGTGtgaaagagagatggggaggagggaatcTGCAGGATGAGAACCCTGGGGTGCGCAGGCcagggcagagtggggggggggggggcacctgccGTTTGGGAGCGCCTGGGAACAGCCCCCGGCTGGGGAGCCCCAGGCAGTGCGGCCGGGCtgcagggaaaagagagaagaaaggggcgtccctgcctccctccttccttccctccctcgccgccgcccccccccccccctccagctgGTGCCGGACGCGCAGTCTAGATCACCTGCGCCGGGCACTGCAGCACGTTGGGCCACCCCAGCAGTGGGTCAGGCGCGGGGACAGTGCGGAACCCCTGCCACTCGTCCGCCCGCGTGCACG is a genomic window containing:
- the KCNN2 gene encoding small conductance calcium-activated potassium channel protein 2 gives rise to the protein MFRGRRKCDVMPIVLVRPTNRTLRLDSTGAGMGPSSHQQQESPLPTITHCAGCTTAWSPCSFNSPDMETPLQFQRGFFSEQPPPPPRSSHLHCQQQQQSQDKPCPPFASLPHPQHHPHLAHQQPGSGGSSPCLRCNSCASSGAPAAGAGAGDNLSLLLRTSSPGGAFRTRTSSPLSGSSCCCCCSSRRGSQLNVSELTPSSHASALRQQYTQQPASASQYHQCHSLQPAASPTGSLGSLGSGPPLSHHHHHPHPAHHQHHQPQARRESNPFTEIAMSSCRYNGGVMRPLSNLSASRRNLHEMDSEAQPLQPPAPVGGGGCASSPSAAAAAAAASSSAPEIVVSKPEHNNSNNLALYGAGGSGSAGGGGGGGGGGSGHGSSSGTKSSKKKNQNIGYKLGHRRALFEKRKRLSDYALIFGMFGIVVMVIETELSWGAYDKASLYSLALKCLISLSTIILLGLIIVYHAREIQLFMVDNGADDWRIAMTYERIFFICLEILVCAIHPIPGNYTFTWTARLAFSYAPSTTTADVDIILSIPMFLRLYLIARVMLLHSKLFTDASSRSIGALNKINFNTRFVMKTLMTICPGTVLLVFSISLWIIAAWTVRACERYHDQQDVTSNFLGAMWLISITFLSIGYGDMVPNTYCGKGVCLLTGIMGAGCTALVVAVVARKLELTKAEKHVHNFMMDTQLTKRVKNAAANVLRETWLIYKNTKLVKKIDHAKVRKHQRKFLQAIHQLRSVKMEQRKLNDQANTLVDLAKTQNIMYDMISDLNERSEDFEKRIVTVETKLETLIGSIHALPGLISQTIRQQQRDVLEAQMENYDKHVTYNAERSRSSSRRRRSSSTAPPTSSESS